In the Helicobacteraceae bacterium genome, one interval contains:
- the dapE gene encoding succinyl-diaminopimelate desuccinylase — protein MDLAIRILKGLIACPSVTPNEAGTFALVQGALPDFACERIDCSGVSNLLLKRDGKNRAAPRLCFAGHIDVVSSGDGWLSDPFAPIEKEGRVFGRGAQDMKAGVAAFVAACARTPYEGELSILLTSDEEGEAINGTRAVLERLREQGSLPRFAIVAEPTSENVFGDTIKIGRRGSINGTLTIIGRGGHVAYPEKIDNPIDKLSRALSLLSGARLDNGDDFFAPSRLIFSDIRGGYEKTNLTPASVRLLFNVRNSALTDEKKVEDFVKSKLSEAAIADYELTLKTSSSPFIVKNDALSGALSEAITARTGVTPKLSTGGGTSDARFFAALDIPVAEFGVRNDLIHAANESVAVVEVEKLTLIFCDLISKIEKLRV, from the coding sequence GCCAGATTTTGCTTGCGAGCGGATCGATTGCAGCGGCGTATCAAACCTCTTGCTTAAACGCGACGGCAAAAACCGCGCCGCGCCGCGCCTATGCTTCGCGGGACATATCGACGTCGTCTCTAGCGGCGATGGGTGGCTTAGCGATCCCTTCGCGCCGATAGAAAAGGAGGGGCGCGTGTTCGGGCGCGGCGCTCAGGATATGAAAGCGGGAGTCGCCGCGTTTGTCGCCGCCTGCGCTCGGACGCCATACGAGGGCGAGCTATCAATCCTGCTCACAAGCGACGAGGAGGGCGAGGCGATCAACGGGACGCGCGCGGTTTTGGAGCGGCTAAGAGAGCAGGGGAGTCTTCCTCGTTTCGCTATCGTCGCGGAGCCTACGAGCGAAAACGTCTTTGGCGATACGATCAAGATCGGCAGGCGCGGCTCGATCAACGGAACGCTTACGATTATTGGCAGGGGCGGACACGTCGCGTATCCCGAAAAGATCGACAACCCAATCGACAAACTATCGCGCGCGCTATCTTTATTAAGCGGAGCGCGGCTTGATAACGGCGATGATTTTTTCGCGCCCTCGCGCCTAATTTTCAGCGATATTCGCGGCGGCTACGAAAAAACCAATCTTACGCCCGCGAGCGTTCGTCTGCTTTTTAACGTCCGTAACTCCGCGCTTACCGACGAGAAAAAGGTCGAGGATTTTGTTAAAAGCAAACTAAGCGAAGCGGCGATCGCGGATTACGAATTGACGCTCAAAACAAGCTCGTCGCCCTTTATCGTCAAAAACGACGCGCTAAGCGGCGCGTTAAGCGAAGCTATAACGGCGCGAACGGGCGTAACGCCTAAGCTATCGACCGGCGGCGGCACAAGCGACGCGAGATTTTTCGCCGCGCTTGATATACCCGTCGCGGAGTTTGGCGTAAGAAACGATCTTATCCACGCGGCGAACGAAAGCGTCGCGGTAGTAGAGGTGGAAAAATTAACGCTGATCTTTTGCGATCTGATTAGCAAGATCGAGAAGCTAAGAGTATGA